The Thermoanaerobaculia bacterium genome includes a window with the following:
- the recN gene encoding DNA repair protein RecN codes for MLRDLSIKNLAIVEDVTLELGEGFTAITGETGAGKSILVDALTLVSGGRASADLLRHDADRLTVSARFDGVDGLLRTLEDAGIAPIDGEIVVRREIGADGKGRAFVDDEAVAAKTLARIGERLIAIHGQGGERRLLEAESAIDLVDAFGGLEREADAVAGFARELREAETRREELSESRRERDRRLDLLGYEIGEIDGAKLEGLDEEALASERNLLLHADRVRQLGEAAAAALSEDEGSALDRVGEAHRAAAELVRIDGSFAAVEAEIAEIKARTADIAGQVAGAAARVEADPERLAEAEDRLAKLQRLKKKYGAGVAEILGWRGKAAAEREVLLHLDDALEDLEKRSESLRAAYDAAARSLTAARRESARKLSAAVQKHLAELAMEKAKFRVELSEADERVSPRGRDRGEILFSGNPGEPERPLAKIASGGELSRVQLAIESALLASRGRRAQGRTLVFDEVDAGIGGRIAEVVARKLSSLADTDQVLCVTHVPQIAARAGRHLRAVKRVSGGRTRAAVEELTGDERVEEIARMLAGATVTPTARAHARALLAAR; via the coding sequence GTGCTGCGCGACCTGTCGATCAAGAACCTCGCGATCGTCGAAGACGTCACGCTCGAGCTCGGCGAAGGATTCACCGCGATCACCGGCGAGACGGGAGCCGGCAAGTCGATCCTGGTCGATGCGCTGACGCTCGTCTCCGGCGGCCGGGCGTCGGCCGACCTGCTCCGCCACGACGCCGACCGTCTCACGGTCTCCGCGCGCTTCGACGGCGTCGACGGCCTCCTACGCACGCTCGAGGACGCGGGGATCGCGCCGATCGACGGGGAGATCGTGGTCCGACGGGAGATCGGCGCGGATGGAAAGGGGCGCGCGTTCGTCGACGACGAGGCCGTGGCCGCGAAGACCCTGGCGCGGATCGGCGAGCGGCTGATCGCGATCCACGGGCAGGGTGGGGAGCGCCGGCTGCTCGAGGCGGAGAGCGCGATCGACCTCGTCGACGCCTTCGGCGGCCTCGAGCGCGAGGCGGACGCGGTCGCGGGATTCGCCCGGGAGCTCCGCGAAGCCGAGACGCGCCGCGAGGAGCTCTCCGAATCCCGCCGCGAGCGCGACCGGCGCCTGGACCTCCTCGGGTACGAGATCGGGGAGATCGACGGCGCGAAGCTCGAGGGGCTCGACGAGGAGGCGCTCGCGAGCGAGCGCAACCTCCTTCTCCACGCCGACCGCGTCCGGCAGCTCGGGGAAGCGGCGGCGGCCGCTCTGTCCGAGGACGAGGGCTCGGCGCTCGACCGCGTCGGCGAGGCCCACCGCGCGGCGGCGGAGCTCGTCCGGATCGACGGCTCCTTCGCGGCGGTCGAGGCGGAGATCGCCGAGATCAAGGCGCGAACCGCCGACATCGCGGGGCAGGTCGCCGGCGCGGCCGCGCGCGTCGAGGCGGACCCCGAGCGGCTCGCCGAGGCCGAGGATCGGCTCGCGAAGCTCCAGCGGCTCAAGAAGAAGTACGGCGCCGGGGTCGCCGAGATCCTCGGATGGCGGGGGAAGGCCGCCGCCGAGCGCGAGGTCCTTCTCCATCTGGACGACGCGCTCGAGGATCTCGAGAAACGGAGCGAGTCGCTCCGCGCCGCCTACGACGCGGCGGCACGGTCGCTCACGGCGGCCCGCCGCGAATCGGCCCGGAAGCTCTCCGCCGCGGTCCAGAAGCACCTCGCGGAGCTCGCCATGGAGAAGGCGAAGTTCCGGGTGGAGCTCTCGGAAGCCGACGAGCGCGTCTCCCCGCGCGGCCGCGACCGGGGCGAGATCCTCTTCTCGGGAAACCCGGGGGAGCCCGAGCGGCCGCTCGCGAAGATCGCGTCGGGGGGCGAGCTCTCGCGGGTCCAGCTCGCGATCGAGTCGGCGCTCCTCGCGTCGCGGGGACGCCGCGCGCAGGGGCGCACGCTCGTCTTCGACGAGGTGGACGCGGGGATCGGCGGGCGGATCGCCGAGGTCGTGGCCCGCAAGCTCTCGTCGCTCGCGGACACGGACCAGGTCCTCTGCGTGACCCACGTGCCGCAGATCGCCGCGCGCGCGGGGCGGCACCTGCGCGCCGTCAAGCGGGTGTCCGGCGGGAGGACGCGGGCCGCGGTCGAGGAGCTCACGGGAGACGAGCGGGTCGAAGAGATCGCGCGGATGCTCGCCGGCGCGACGGTCACTCCGACCGCCCGCGCGCACGCGCGCGCGCTGCTGGCGGCCCGATGA